The following proteins are encoded in a genomic region of Bacteroidales bacterium:
- a CDS encoding M23 family metallopeptidase, translating into MRRRLNLTFWRKLWKHPYRLVIMDDQTLGEMFSLRLSGWNVVVVVGLVSLLLVVLTTFVIAFTPLREYIPGYGDVKEKSTIIRLSQKADSLERIMQVQEQFLMRFVRLLSMTDTSLATTLISYRNELGTSYNVQTEKQRGIRNVFLVKPLANGILLNDFDVSKGHYGIDLTAEEGSVAVAVDDGVVIFADWTVQGGNTIILQHTPNMISIYMHNSLLLKRKGDAVLRGEPISVIGNTGKNTTGVHLHFELWYNLMPVNPSHFFAI; encoded by the coding sequence ATGAGACGAAGGTTAAATTTGACTTTTTGGCGAAAATTATGGAAACACCCTTACCGCTTGGTAATAATGGATGACCAAACCTTAGGGGAGATGTTTTCTTTACGACTTTCTGGATGGAATGTAGTGGTGGTGGTAGGACTTGTTTCACTTTTGTTGGTTGTTCTAACCACTTTTGTTATAGCTTTTACCCCTCTCAGAGAATATATTCCTGGTTATGGTGACGTCAAAGAAAAGTCGACAATTATTCGGCTTTCACAAAAAGCTGATAGCTTAGAAAGAATTATGCAAGTTCAAGAACAATTTCTCATGAGATTTGTTAGACTATTGAGCATGACAGATACTTCTCTAGCAACTACCTTAATCTCATATAGGAACGAATTGGGTACTTCATATAATGTTCAAACAGAAAAGCAAAGAGGTATTCGTAATGTGTTTCTTGTAAAGCCTCTTGCTAATGGAATTTTGTTAAATGATTTTGATGTTAGTAAAGGGCATTATGGAATTGACTTAACTGCTGAAGAAGGTAGTGTTGCTGTTGCTGTGGATGATGGAGTAGTTATATTTGCTGATTGGACAGTTCAAGGAGGGAATACTATTATCTTACAACACACACCTAACATGATATCAATTTATATGCACAATTCATTATTGTTGAAACGTAAAGGTGATGCTGTCTTGAGGGGTGAACCAATATCAGTAATTGGAAACACTGGTAAAAACACAACAGGTGTTCATCTCCATTTTGAATTATGGTATAATCTTATGCCTGTGAATCCATCTCACTTTTTTGCCATATGA
- the dxr gene encoding 1-deoxy-D-xylulose-5-phosphate reductoisomerase: MKPVKLALLGSTGSIGRQTLQVISSFSDGFEVVLMTSNQNVELFLQQISVYKPSWVFLHDTKANQILKQSLEQKEVKVLDTENELYQLIEELPLDVVVLAYVGIHGLEPAVSVVKSGKRLALANKEVLVSGGHIIMQLAKQTGATIVPIDSEHSAILQCLLGEKIHFVEKIFITASGGPFWGKKRNELIDVTLNEALSHPTWRMGDKITIDSATLMNKGFEVIEAYWLFGLDPSRIEVIIHPQSIIHSMVQFVDGSMKAQMSVPDMRIPILYALTYPNRLYASFLHQNVVDFPELQFFKPDVEVFKHLKFAYEALKAGPSACCVLNAANDYAVSLFLQNQIAFLDMQVMVEKCLEKLSNHNTSSIEEIIDLHRLTIAYCQTLKNI, encoded by the coding sequence ATGAAACCAGTGAAGTTAGCTTTGTTGGGAAGCACGGGTTCCATAGGAAGGCAAACTTTACAAGTTATATCTTCATTTTCGGATGGTTTTGAAGTTGTTTTAATGACGTCGAATCAAAATGTGGAATTGTTTCTTCAGCAAATAAGTGTGTATAAACCTTCATGGGTTTTTTTGCATGATACCAAAGCTAATCAAATTCTAAAGCAATCTCTTGAGCAAAAAGAGGTCAAAGTGCTCGATACGGAGAATGAACTATATCAGTTAATTGAAGAATTACCATTGGATGTAGTCGTATTGGCTTACGTAGGAATTCATGGCTTAGAACCGGCAGTTAGTGTTGTTAAATCCGGTAAAAGGTTAGCTCTTGCCAACAAAGAAGTGTTGGTATCTGGAGGGCATATCATCATGCAACTTGCTAAGCAAACTGGTGCCACTATTGTTCCTATCGATAGCGAACATTCAGCCATACTGCAGTGTCTACTCGGTGAAAAGATACATTTTGTAGAAAAGATATTTATAACAGCTTCTGGTGGTCCATTTTGGGGTAAAAAAAGAAATGAATTGATCGATGTTACCTTAAATGAAGCTTTATCACATCCGACATGGAGGATGGGCGATAAAATTACAATCGACTCTGCTACATTAATGAACAAAGGTTTTGAGGTTATAGAAGCGTACTGGCTTTTCGGACTTGATCCCAGTCGAATAGAAGTTATCATTCATCCTCAATCTATCATTCATAGCATGGTTCAGTTTGTTGATGGATCGATGAAAGCCCAGATGAGCGTTCCAGATATGCGGATTCCTATTTTGTATGCTCTAACTTATCCTAATCGCCTGTATGCTTCTTTTCTACATCAAAATGTTGTCGATTTTCCAGAATTGCAATTTTTCAAGCCAGATGTCGAGGTTTTTAAGCATTTAAAGTTTGCCTATGAAGCACTTAAAGCAGGTCCTTCTGCTTGTTGTGTCTTAAATGCAGCAAATGATTACGCCGTATCTTTATTTTTGCAAAATCAGATCGCATTTCTTGATATGCAAGTCATGGTAGAAAAATGTTTGGAAAAATTGTCAAACCATAATACTTCTTCCATTGAGGAAATCATAGATTTACACAGGCTTACCATTGCTTATTGTCAAACGTTAAAAAATATATGA
- a CDS encoding glycogen/starch synthase, with amino-acid sequence MEKVRVLYVTQEMVPYMRESQMAIISRYLPQGTQEKGKEIRTFMPRFGLINERRHQLHEVIRLSGINIIINETDHPLIIKVASIQQARMQVYFIDSEDFFKRKFYLHDENNKFFVDNDERAVFFSRGTLETVKKLGWAPDIVHLHGWMSLLVAPYLKEVYAKHPLFSETKVIISLYDDHFEDPLSENIANTIAFDDLTIKKLPHLQQNPSYISLVKDTLNYCDGIIITSSNVLSEIVDYAQNLNVPVLTHTDEDNYIEIYNQFYDKIFIPEAISF; translated from the coding sequence TGGCAATTATCTCACGATATCTTCCCCAAGGTACTCAAGAAAAAGGCAAAGAAATTCGAACCTTCATGCCACGATTCGGACTAATTAATGAAAGAAGACATCAATTACATGAAGTTATTCGTCTTTCTGGCATAAATATCATCATCAACGAAACCGACCATCCACTCATTATTAAAGTGGCAAGCATTCAACAGGCAAGAATGCAAGTGTACTTCATAGACAGTGAAGACTTTTTTAAGAGGAAATTTTACTTACATGATGAAAATAACAAGTTTTTTGTAGACAACGACGAAAGAGCCGTATTTTTTTCTAGAGGCACTCTTGAAACAGTCAAAAAGTTAGGATGGGCACCTGATATTGTCCACCTTCATGGATGGATGTCCTTGTTGGTTGCACCTTATTTGAAAGAAGTCTATGCAAAACATCCTCTTTTTTCTGAAACCAAGGTCATAATTTCTCTTTATGATGATCATTTTGAAGATCCTTTATCAGAAAATATTGCCAATACCATTGCATTCGATGATCTTACAATAAAAAAATTACCCCACCTTCAACAGAATCCTTCTTACATTTCCCTCGTAAAAGACACGTTAAATTATTGTGATGGTATTATTATTACCAGCTCAAATGTGCTTTCTGAAATTGTTGATTATGCACAGAACTTGAATGTCCCTGTTCTCACACATACCGATGAAGACAATTACATTGAAATTTATAATCAATTTTACGACAAAATATTTATCCCCGAAGCTATTTCATTCTAA
- the rseP gene encoding RIP metalloprotease RseP, with the protein MEITIRILQLILSLTILVLVHELGHYLAARLFKTRVEKFYIFFNPWFSLFKFRRGETEYGLGWLPLGGYVKIAGMIDESMDKEQMKQPPKPDEFRSKKAWQRFIIMIAGVLMNVMLAFLIYIFMLWIYGESYLPNREVKNGVMVDSLLMSTGLQNGDRIYLIENKEVEDFFQIIPTLVIEKAQSITVIRGNDTIKLPISPDILKNIIKAEKISLLMPRFPVFVAAIPDTSPNKNSGLLVNDKIIGVNHRFISFYDEFKDELHKHAGDSVILTVLRKNEVLHIPAFVNSSGKLGIIVDTDLSKFYRFEKREYSFFEAIPAGIAKTFKGISNYWKQLKLIFSKEIKGYENVGGFITIGKIFPGQWDWFSFWQLTAFLSLALAILNILPIPALDGGHVLFLLVEMITGRKPSDKVLEIAQYVGFIILIFLLLYANINDVVKLFR; encoded by the coding sequence ATGGAGATAACGATTCGTATTCTTCAGCTTATTTTAAGTTTAACCATTTTGGTATTGGTTCACGAATTAGGACATTATCTTGCGGCAAGGTTATTCAAAACCAGAGTTGAAAAATTTTACATTTTTTTCAATCCCTGGTTTTCTTTGTTTAAATTTAGGAGGGGTGAAACTGAGTATGGCCTTGGATGGCTTCCACTTGGAGGCTACGTCAAAATAGCAGGTATGATCGATGAGTCGATGGACAAAGAACAGATGAAACAACCACCAAAACCTGATGAATTTCGTAGCAAGAAAGCATGGCAACGATTTATCATTATGATAGCTGGAGTTTTGATGAACGTCATGCTTGCTTTTTTAATTTACATTTTTATGCTTTGGATATACGGTGAATCATACCTGCCCAATAGAGAGGTGAAAAACGGGGTAATGGTTGATTCCCTTCTAATGTCAACCGGTTTGCAGAACGGCGATAGAATTTATCTTATTGAAAACAAAGAAGTGGAAGATTTCTTCCAGATCATTCCGACACTGGTGATTGAGAAAGCCCAAAGTATTACGGTGATTCGTGGTAACGATACGATTAAACTTCCTATTTCACCAGATATTTTGAAAAATATCATCAAAGCTGAAAAAATTTCTTTGCTCATGCCTCGTTTCCCAGTCTTTGTTGCCGCTATACCAGATACTTCTCCTAACAAAAATTCAGGTTTGCTGGTTAACGATAAAATTATTGGGGTAAATCATCGCTTTATCTCGTTTTATGATGAATTTAAAGACGAACTACATAAGCATGCAGGAGATTCGGTTATATTAACAGTTTTACGAAAAAATGAGGTTCTTCATATTCCTGCTTTTGTCAATTCTAGTGGAAAACTTGGAATTATCGTTGATACAGATTTAAGTAAATTTTATCGTTTTGAAAAAAGAGAGTATTCGTTTTTTGAGGCAATACCTGCTGGTATTGCCAAGACCTTCAAGGGAATTTCTAATTATTGGAAACAACTTAAACTTATCTTTAGTAAAGAAATCAAAGGATATGAAAATGTTGGTGGTTTCATCACGATTGGTAAAATTTTTCCTGGGCAATGGGATTGGTTTTCTTTTTGGCAATTAACAGCCTTTCTTTCTTTAGCTTTAGCTATTCTTAACATTTTACCCATACCGGCGCTAGATGGAGGGCACGTCTTATTTTTACTTGTTGAAATGATTACAGGTCGGAAGCCTTCGGATAAAGTTCTTGAAATAGCTCAATATGTTGGTTTTATCATACTCATTTTCCTTTTACTTTATGCCAACATCAATGATGTGGTGAAACTTTTTAGATAA
- the recJ gene encoding single-stranded-DNA-specific exonuclease RecJ, translating to MPQLRRWVLKKPGNKEIVRLLENQLHIHTTLANLLAQRGITTVEEARRFFRPELYHLHDPFLMLNMNKAVNRFNKALKNRDKILLYGDYDVDGTSAVAMMYKFLTSKFPYLEVDYYIPDRYKEGYGVSFQGIEYAISKDIRLIIALDCGIKDADKVAYAREKNIDFIICDHHLPGDVLPDAEAILNPKQKGCSYPYKELSGCGVGFKFLQAIAHYHRFNFKDLYDLLDLVVLSIASDIVPITGENRVLAYYGLKKINENPSAAIEALLETAGIKRKPETLLTTNYVFTRYISISDLVYFVGPRVNAAGRMHTGKNSVDLLISTNLSEAKNYARVINDFNIERKNIDAQVTAQAIQMIESDPSFQNKKTCIVLGENWPKGILGIVASRLTEYFYKPTIVFSGNSENGVITGSARSIKGFDIYDALYYSSYLLEHWGGHTYAAGLSLKQENFEEFRQVFENYAHERISEDMLIPVIEIDAYLDFNDISKKFYNTLKLFAPFGPENPNPVFITEEVYDNGYSRLLNNNHIKLMVTQRHYKDFGIPGIAFQLGDYFPLLEKGNSFDMVYTIEENEWNGNVTVQLNVKDMRLSSNEHQNNTP from the coding sequence ATGCCACAATTGCGAAGATGGGTTTTAAAAAAGCCGGGTAATAAAGAGATTGTTCGTTTGCTGGAAAACCAATTACATATCCATACAACTCTGGCTAATCTTCTTGCACAGCGAGGTATAACGACGGTTGAAGAAGCACGTCGCTTCTTCCGACCTGAGCTTTACCATCTTCATGATCCTTTTCTGATGCTTAACATGAACAAGGCCGTAAATCGTTTCAACAAAGCTTTAAAGAATAGAGATAAAATTTTATTATACGGCGATTATGATGTGGATGGTACATCTGCCGTAGCAATGATGTATAAATTTTTAACCTCCAAATTTCCTTACTTAGAAGTTGATTATTATATACCTGACCGGTATAAAGAAGGTTATGGTGTTTCATTCCAGGGAATAGAATATGCAATTTCGAAAGATATTCGCCTCATTATTGCCCTTGATTGTGGGATAAAAGATGCTGATAAGGTCGCATATGCACGTGAAAAAAATATCGATTTTATTATTTGTGATCACCATTTGCCAGGTGATGTACTACCTGATGCTGAAGCCATCCTCAATCCTAAACAAAAAGGTTGTTCTTATCCCTACAAAGAATTGTCGGGATGTGGAGTAGGGTTTAAGTTTTTGCAGGCAATTGCTCATTATCATCGATTTAACTTCAAAGATCTTTATGATTTATTGGATCTGGTAGTTTTAAGTATCGCTTCAGACATCGTACCTATTACTGGAGAGAACAGAGTATTAGCTTATTATGGACTGAAGAAAATTAACGAAAACCCTTCTGCTGCCATAGAAGCCTTATTGGAAACAGCTGGCATTAAAAGAAAACCTGAAACTCTTTTGACAACAAATTATGTTTTTACACGTTATATTTCTATTTCAGATTTGGTTTATTTTGTTGGTCCTAGAGTGAACGCAGCTGGTCGTATGCATACTGGTAAAAATTCCGTGGATCTACTAATTAGTACCAATTTGAGTGAAGCAAAAAACTATGCTCGTGTAATTAACGACTTCAATATTGAAAGAAAAAACATAGATGCACAGGTAACAGCACAAGCCATTCAAATGATCGAGTCAGATCCTTCTTTTCAGAATAAAAAAACCTGTATAGTACTAGGTGAAAACTGGCCCAAGGGAATTCTAGGTATTGTAGCTAGTCGTTTAACGGAGTATTTTTATAAACCTACCATTGTTTTCTCGGGAAATTCTGAAAATGGCGTGATTACAGGAAGTGCTCGTTCCATTAAGGGATTTGATATTTATGATGCATTGTATTACAGCAGTTATTTGCTTGAGCATTGGGGTGGCCACACATATGCTGCAGGTTTGTCGCTTAAACAAGAAAATTTTGAAGAATTTCGTCAGGTCTTTGAGAATTATGCACACGAGCGTATAAGTGAAGATATGCTTATCCCGGTTATAGAAATAGATGCATATCTTGACTTTAATGATATCAGCAAAAAATTTTACAATACTCTTAAACTTTTTGCTCCTTTTGGACCTGAAAATCCTAACCCAGTCTTTATAACCGAAGAAGTTTATGACAATGGTTATTCCAGGTTGCTGAATAATAATCACATTAAACTTATGGTAACCCAGAGGCATTATAAGGATTTTGGAATCCCTGGCATTGCTTTTCAACTAGGAGATTATTTTCCTTTGTTGGAAAAGGGTAACTCATTTGACATGGTTTACACGATCGAAGAAAATGAATGGAATGGTAACGTTACTGTTCAATTGAATGTAAAAGATATGCGACTATCAAGTAATGAACATCAAAATAATACCCCATGA
- the hflX gene encoding GTPase HflX codes for MVARERTILVGLILFGQSAEKTKEYLDELEFLAYTAQAEVVARFVQRLPKPDPQTFIGKGKLEEIASFVHDNQIQLAIFDDNLTPSQVREIEKVLRCRVIDRTNLILDIFALRARTAYAKAQVELAQLQYMLPRLTRMWTHLERQRGGIGLRGPGEQEIETDRRRIKERIAKLKEELEFIGRQKQTQRKHRKHLIRVSLVGYTNVGKSTLMNLLSKSNVFVENKLFATLDTTVRKVTFNQLAFLLSDTVGFIRKLPHQLVESFKSTLDEVRDADILLHVVDVSHPSFAEQIHTVQTTLEDIGAIDKPMLMVFNKIDALPELDIEYLNRLCLEYENVYRCRAIYISALKKIHIELLKNSLFEMVKEIHTQRYPGTIPWYS; via the coding sequence ATGGTTGCTCGAGAACGAACTATTTTGGTTGGGTTAATACTATTTGGGCAAAGTGCAGAGAAAACGAAAGAATATCTTGATGAATTGGAATTTTTAGCATACACAGCACAGGCCGAGGTGGTCGCGCGTTTCGTCCAGCGACTTCCTAAGCCAGATCCTCAAACCTTTATTGGTAAGGGTAAACTAGAAGAAATTGCCTCTTTCGTTCACGATAATCAGATTCAACTTGCTATTTTTGATGATAATCTGACTCCATCCCAAGTTAGAGAAATCGAGAAAGTGCTTCGTTGTCGCGTAATTGATCGGACAAATCTTATTTTAGACATTTTTGCTTTGAGGGCTCGTACAGCTTATGCTAAAGCACAGGTTGAGCTTGCTCAGCTACAGTATATGCTGCCTAGATTAACACGAATGTGGACTCACTTGGAAAGACAACGAGGTGGTATTGGCTTGCGCGGACCTGGTGAGCAAGAAATCGAAACTGACCGTCGTCGAATTAAAGAACGAATAGCCAAACTCAAGGAAGAATTGGAATTCATAGGCCGCCAGAAGCAAACTCAACGAAAACACAGAAAACATCTTATCCGTGTATCATTGGTAGGATATACTAATGTTGGCAAATCTACCTTGATGAATTTGTTGTCGAAAAGTAATGTCTTTGTCGAAAACAAACTTTTTGCAACTCTCGACACGACTGTTCGTAAAGTAACATTTAATCAGCTGGCTTTTTTATTATCCGATACCGTCGGATTTATCCGAAAATTACCCCATCAACTTGTTGAATCTTTCAAATCAACTTTGGATGAGGTACGCGATGCTGATATTCTGCTTCACGTGGTTGATGTCTCTCATCCTTCTTTCGCTGAACAAATACATACTGTTCAGACTACATTAGAAGATATTGGTGCTATTGATAAGCCTATGTTAATGGTTTTTAATAAGATAGACGCGTTGCCTGAATTAGATATTGAGTATTTGAACCGATTATGCTTGGAATATGAAAATGTATATCGATGTAGAGCCATTTATATTTCTGCATTAAAAAAAATACATATTGAACTGCTCAAAAATTCTTTGTTCGAAATGGTCAAAGAAATTCACACTCAACGTTATCCCGGTACAATTCCATGGTATTCTTGA
- a CDS encoding glycosyltransferase — translation MNKMEKNNTILYLFTSEFPYGIEGEPYLEIEIIYLARFFSEIWIFPTQRKEGMRDLPPQAKVSDVFLWKELSKFEKFLFIFKNIDLVVQILFTEVKDKGLVKVLKNYKLLLDYLAQQLYMKDKMLHFFKAKTNAVFYDYWFCNKVLAIAMMKKKLNKGFKFISRVHNYDLYDERWGDIGVPFRVWKMKMISKLFVISSLGSTYLKKKVKAKFHDKIEISYLGVNDHSVSEKKRYTDKKLIVSVARLVPLKNIHLIPLLLSELDEAVYWIHFGDGESRPDVEANCKYLGKQVQYELKGKVSNVDLLNFYKQYEIDLFLSLSDSEGVPVSMMEAISFGVPIVAKPVGGIPEIVINELTGFLLPMSNDVKDMVSTVKKALYFPFSKSEIKKFFLNNFNAEVNYTRFVQRLCDFIND, via the coding sequence ATGAATAAAATGGAAAAGAATAATACGATTTTATATTTGTTTACTTCCGAGTTTCCGTACGGAATTGAGGGTGAACCATATTTAGAAATTGAAATTATTTATTTAGCTAGGTTTTTTTCTGAAATATGGATTTTTCCAACCCAGCGAAAAGAAGGCATGAGGGATTTACCCCCCCAGGCAAAGGTTTCTGATGTTTTTTTGTGGAAAGAACTATCTAAGTTCGAGAAATTTTTGTTCATTTTTAAAAATATTGATTTGGTCGTTCAAATTCTATTCACAGAGGTTAAAGATAAGGGTCTTGTGAAAGTATTAAAAAATTATAAGTTGCTATTAGATTATTTGGCTCAACAATTATACATGAAAGATAAGATGCTTCATTTTTTTAAAGCTAAGACCAATGCTGTGTTTTACGACTATTGGTTTTGCAATAAAGTACTGGCTATCGCTATGATGAAAAAGAAACTTAATAAAGGGTTCAAATTTATTTCAAGGGTTCATAACTACGATTTGTATGATGAAAGGTGGGGTGATATAGGTGTACCTTTCCGTGTATGGAAAATGAAAATGATTTCAAAGTTGTTTGTTATTAGTTCACTTGGATCGACTTACTTAAAAAAGAAAGTTAAAGCCAAATTTCATGATAAAATTGAAATTTCTTACTTAGGTGTTAACGATCATTCTGTCTCAGAAAAAAAACGATATACAGATAAAAAGCTCATCGTATCAGTAGCAAGATTAGTTCCGCTCAAAAATATTCATCTAATTCCTCTTTTATTAAGCGAACTTGATGAAGCTGTGTATTGGATTCATTTTGGCGACGGAGAATCTCGTCCTGATGTAGAAGCAAATTGCAAGTATTTGGGTAAACAGGTTCAATACGAATTAAAGGGAAAAGTCTCAAACGTGGATCTTTTAAATTTTTACAAACAGTATGAAATAGATTTGTTTTTGTCTTTGAGTGATAGTGAAGGTGTACCTGTATCTATGATGGAGGCTATCAGTTTTGGAGTACCCATTGTTGCGAAACCAGTAGGGGGAATTCCTGAGATAGTTATTAATGAATTAACAGGTTTTTTGTTGCCCATGTCAAATGATGTTAAAGATATGGTTTCCACTGTAAAAAAAGCTCTTTACTTTCCTTTTTCAAAATCAGAAATAAAAAAATTTTTTTTGAATAATTTTAATGCTGAAGTGAATTATACACGTTTTGTTCAAAGACTATGCGATTTTATAAACGATTAA
- the trpS gene encoding tryptophan--tRNA ligase — protein sequence MSIVVSGIRPTGKLHLGNYFGAIRNFICLQEEHTCYFFVADYHSLTTHPKPNDLSGNVMHVVAEFLGCGLDPEKAILYLQSDLPETLELYLFFNMNAYLGELMRVTTFKEKARLQPHNVNAGLLTYPTLMAADILIHKGEKVPVGKDQEQHLEMTRNFAQRFNRMYEVDFFPEPVAFNFEGELIKVPGLDGSGKMGKSEGEHNAIYLTDDDKTIEKKIMRAVTDTGPTQMNQPPSPPVANLFTLMSIVSDKKTVEYFYEQHASCTIRYGEMKKQLAADMINFITPIREKILSIAGNKEYIIKVIREGREKARISARNTIRQVREIIGFKNW from the coding sequence ATGAGTATAGTCGTTAGTGGAATTCGTCCCACAGGAAAATTACATCTGGGAAATTATTTCGGAGCTATCCGTAATTTTATTTGTCTGCAGGAAGAACATACTTGTTATTTTTTTGTTGCTGACTATCATAGTCTGACAACCCACCCCAAGCCAAATGATTTGTCAGGCAATGTTATGCATGTCGTAGCTGAATTTTTGGGATGTGGGCTAGATCCAGAAAAAGCTATTTTATATTTACAGAGTGATTTACCTGAAACATTAGAACTGTACTTGTTTTTCAATATGAATGCCTATCTTGGTGAACTCATGCGGGTAACTACTTTTAAAGAAAAGGCTCGTTTGCAGCCTCATAATGTGAATGCAGGATTACTTACATACCCAACCCTAATGGCTGCTGATATTTTAATTCATAAAGGAGAGAAAGTTCCTGTAGGGAAGGATCAAGAACAGCACCTTGAAATGACTCGTAATTTCGCTCAGCGTTTTAACCGTATGTACGAGGTTGATTTTTTCCCTGAACCAGTAGCTTTTAATTTTGAAGGTGAATTAATCAAAGTTCCTGGGCTTGATGGGAGTGGAAAAATGGGTAAAAGTGAGGGCGAACATAATGCCATATATCTTACAGATGATGATAAAACCATTGAGAAAAAAATTATGAGAGCAGTTACCGATACGGGTCCTACTCAAATGAATCAACCACCTTCTCCTCCTGTAGCTAACTTATTCACCCTTATGTCGATAGTTTCAGATAAGAAAACTGTTGAATATTTTTATGAACAGCATGCTTCTTGTACTATCCGTTATGGCGAAATGAAAAAACAACTTGCCGCTGATATGATAAATTTTATTACACCCATTCGTGAAAAAATTTTAAGTATTGCTGGGAACAAAGAATATATCATAAAAGTTATCCGTGAGGGGAGAGAAAAAGCTCGTATTAGTGCCAGAAACACAATTCGGCAGGTAAGGGAAATTATTGGCTTTAAAAATTGGTAG